The Zingiber officinale cultivar Zhangliang chromosome 9A, Zo_v1.1, whole genome shotgun sequence genome window below encodes:
- the LOC122021168 gene encoding protein GL2-INTERACTING REPRESSOR 1-like gives MKQQAASVVPRCAEEPSVSRRSLTMSLNRGKNPKLEVKVNVAGRQRRARGGPSTRAEDDEEASVSPPSSCVSSEEGESKSPDATASSPPMMLAGCPHCLMYVMLSEKDPKCPKCKSTVLVDFHCTGKSSRGS, from the exons ATGAAGCAGCAAGCCGCTTCTGTTGTCCCGCGCTGTGCTGAAGAACCAAGCGTCTCAAG GCGTTCATTGACCATGAGCCTGAACCGCGGCAAGAACCCGAAGTTGGAGGTGAAGGTGAACGTGGCCGGGAGGCAGCGGCGGGCGCGAGGGGGGCCCTCGACGCGTGCGGAGGACGATGAGGAAGCATCGGTGTCGCCGCCGAGCTCGTGTGTGTCTTCGGAGGAGGGCGAAAGCAAGTCGCCGGATGCGACAGCGTCGTCCCCGCCGATGATGCTCGCCGGCTGCCCACACTGCCTCATGTACGTCATGCTCTCCGAGAAGGACCCCAAGTGCCCTAAGTGCAAGAGCACGGTGCTCGTCGACTTCCACTGCACCGGCAAGTCGTCCCGGGGGAGCTAG
- the LOC122021166 gene encoding 50S ribosomal protein L15-like has protein sequence MWRCRRHLLSGLAHAALGPTVASRTLSASIVPLSRTVTPPPSAASAVILGPNGIFRSSYSGMAMGSSSATVSLLRLNDLRDNKGATKKKKRKGRGIGSGKGKTAGRGHKGQKARGTMKFGFEGGQTPLRRLLPKRGFKNRFSLTFQPVGLGKIAKLINAGKIDSSELITMKTLKETGAIGKQIEDGVRLMARGSEHIKWPIHLEVSRVTVRAKAAVEATGGSVRKVHYNKLGLRALLKPEWFEKKGRLLPKAARPPPKQRDKVDSVGRLPAPTKPIPFTTEEKEAAAAAAAAAAAKAKVSS, from the exons ATGTGGCGGTGCCGCCGCCACCTCCTCTCTGGCCTCGCTCACGCTGCCCTAGGCCCGACGGTAGCCTCTCGTACCCTTTCCGCCTCCATCGTTCCTCTCTCGAGAACTGTTACTCCTCCTCCTTCCGCTGCTTCGGCAGTGATTTTGGGTCCAAATGGGATCTTTAGGTCATCGTACAGTGGAATGGCGATGGGATCATCATCGGCGACGGTGAGCCTGTTGAGGCTGAACGATCTGAGGGACAACAAGGGGGCGACGAAGAAAAAAAAACGGAAAGGTAGGGGGATTGGCTCTGGGAAGGGGAAAACGGCTGGGAGAGGTCATAAGGGGCAGAAGGCTCGTGGGACTATGAAGTTTGGATTTGAGGGTGGCCAGACTCCGCTCCGCAGACTTCTACCCAAGCGAGGTTTCAAGAATCGCTTCAGCCTTACTTTCCAG CCTGTCGGACTTGGAAAGATTGCAAAACTTATAAACGCAGGGAAGATCGATTCTTCAGAACTTATTACAATGAAAACTCTTAAG GAAACAGGTGCTATAGGCAAGCAAATAGAGGATGGTGTTAGATTAATGGCTCGCGGTTCTGAACATATCAAATGGCCAATTCACCTAGAG GTATCAAGAGTCACTGTCCGTGCAAAAGCAGCAGTGGAAGCTACAGGTGGCTCTGTGAGGAAGGTGCACTACAACAAATTGGGACTAAGGGCACTGCTGAAGCCTGAATGGTTTGAGAAGAAAGGGCGACTACTACCCAAAGCAGCTAGGCCGCCACCAAAGCAGCGAGATAAGGTCGATAGTGTTGGTCGTTTGCCTGCACCTACCAAGCCAATACCTTTTACCACCGAAGAGAAAGAAGCTGCtgctgcagcagcagcagcagccgcAGCAAAAGCTAAAGTGTCTTCCTAA
- the LOC122021167 gene encoding myb-related protein 308-like, whose translation MLSQYKGRRSSSMCPSTMGRSPCCEKAHTNRGAWTKEEDQLLIAYIKAHGEGCWRSLPKAAGLQRCGKSCRLRWINYLRPDLKRGNFTGEEDELIIKLHRMIGNKWSVIAGRLPGRTDNEIKNYWNTHIKRKLIARGIDPKTHLPIDGCSDHSALSSDRQTVSVAAAPQSEETLQPSVENRLQTICFCYRLGFQGSEACSCHKSYAKSFVSFQYPPLEEGQQA comes from the exons ATGCTCTCTCAATATAAAGGAAGGAGGAGTTCCTCTATGTGCCCATCAACCATGGGTAGGTCACCTTGTTGCGAGAAGGCACACACCAACAGAGGAGCATGGACTAAAGAGGAGGACCAATTGCTGATTGCCTACATCAAAGCTCATGGTGAAGGCTGCTGGAGGTCTCTTCCTAAAGCAGCAG GCCTTCAAAGGTGTGGCAAGAGTTGCCGGCTACGATGGATCAACTACCTCCGACCCGACCTCAAGCGCGGCAACTTCACTGGGGAAGAAGACGAGCTCATCATCAAGCTCCACCGCATGATTGGCAACAA ATGGTCGGTCATCGCCGGGCGATTACCTGGGAGAACCGACAATGAGATCAAGAACTATTGGAACACACACATCAAGCGCAAGCTCATCGCCCGAGGGATCGATCCCAAGACTCACCTACCGATTGATGGCTGTTCAGATCACTCTGCCCTTTCTTCTGACCGGCAAACTGTGTCAGTGGCTGCAGCACCACAATCAGAGGAGACCTTGCAGCCGTCAGTGGAGAACAGACTACAGACGATTTGCTTCTGTTACCGCCTTGGTTTCCAAGGGAGCGAGGCATGCAGCTGCCATAAAAGTTATGCCAAAAGCTTTGTTAGCTTCCAGTATCCGCCATTAGAAGAAGGGCAGCAAGCTTAG